From the Solanum stenotomum isolate F172 chromosome 4, ASM1918654v1, whole genome shotgun sequence genome, one window contains:
- the LOC125862506 gene encoding heat shock 70 kDa protein 15 isoform X2 produces MSVVGFDFGNESGVVAVARQRGIDVVLNDESKRETPAIVCFGEKQRFLGTAGAASSMMNPKNTISQIKRLIGRQFSDPELQRDIKTLPFLVTEGPDGYPLIHARYLGEVRTFTPTQVLGMVFSDLKTIAEKNLNAVVVDCCIGIPIYFTDLQRRAVMDAATIAGLHPLHLIHETTATALAYGIYKTDLPENDPVNVAFVDVGHASLQVCIAGFKKGELKILAHSFDRNLGGRDFDEAIFQHFAAKFKEEYKIDVYQNARACIRLRAACEKLKKVLSANPEAPLNIECLMDEKDVRGFLKRDEFEQISIPILERVKKPLEKALAEAGLTTENIHAVEVIGSSSRVPAIMRILTEFFGKEPRRTMNASECVAKGAALQCAILSPTFKVREFKVNESFPFPIALSWKGPAPDAQNGALENHQSTIVFPKGNPIPSVKALTFYRSGTFTIDVQYADVSELQAPAKISTYTIGPFQSTKGERAKLKVKVRLNLHGIVSVESATLLEEEEVEVPVVKETAKEPAKMETDEASVDAAPSTTSESDVNMQDAKGAAAASGAENGVPESGDKPVQMETDAKVEAPKKKVKKTSVPVTEIVYGAMAAADVQKAVEKEFEMALQDRVMEETKDKKNAVESYVYDMRNKLSDKYLEFVTDSEREQFMAVLQEVEDWLYEDGEDETKGVYIAKLEELKKQGDPIEQRYKEYTERGPVIDQFIYCINSYREAAVSTDPKFDHIDLADKQKVLNECVEAEAWFREKKQQQDALPKYANPVLLSADVRKKAEALDRVCRPIMTKPKPATPETPPPQSPQGGEQQPPSAESPNTGNATEGASAGSEVPPAAEPMETDKSETAPSAS; encoded by the exons ATGAGCGTGGTTGGTTTTGACTTCGGGAATGAGAGCGGCGTTGTTGCGGTTGCTAGGCAGAGAGGAATTGATGTCGTACTTAATGATGAATCAAAAAGGGAAACTCCAGCTATAGTCTGCTTCGGAGAGAAGCAAAGATTTCTCGGTACTGCTGGTGCAGCGTCAAGCATGATGAATCCAAAGAATACCATCTCCCAGATAAAGAGGCTAATAGGGCGGCAATTTTCAGATCCCGAGCTGCAAAGAGATATTAAGACACTTCCCTTCTTAGTAACTGAAGGGCCTGATGGATATCCCCTGATCCATGCGCGATATTTGGGAGAAGTGAGAACTTTTACACCTACCCAGGTTCTTGGAATGGTGTTTTCGGATCTCAAAACTATAGCAGAGAAGAATCTCAATGCAGTAGTAGTTGATTGTTGCATTGGaattccaatttatttcactgaTCTCCAGAGAAGAGCTGTAATGGATGCAGCCACCATTGCTGGCTTGCATCCTTTGCATCTAATTCATGAGACAACAGCTACTGCATTAGCATATGGTATTTACAAGACAGATTTACCTGAAAATGACCCAGTGAATGTTGCTTTTGTTGACGTTGGGCATGCAAGCTTGCAAGTTTGTATTGCTGGCTTTAAGAAAGGCGAATTGAAGATATTGGCTCATTCATTTGACAGAAATCTTGGTGGGAGGGATTTTGATGAAGCTATTTTCCAACATTTTGCTGCAAAGTTCAAGGAAGAATACAAAATTGATGTTTACCAAAATGCTAGGGCATGCATTAGGCTTCGAGCTGCTTGTGAAAAGTTGAAGAAGGTTCTCAGTGCAAACCCTGAGGCACCTTTGAATATAGAGTGTTTAATGGATGAGAAGGATGTTAGAGGGTTTCTCAAGAGGGATGAGTTTGAGCAAATCAGCATCCCTATACTGGAGAGAGTGAAGAAACCACTGGAGAAAGCTCTTGCTGAAGCTGGGCTTACTACTGAGAACATTCATGCAGTTGAGGTTATTGGGTCAAGCTCCCGAGTACCTGCAATTATGAGGATTTTGACAGAGTTCTTCGGTAAGGAACCGAGACGCACCATGAATGCAAGTGAATGTGTGGCCAAAGGAGCTGCACTGCAATGCGCCATTCTCAGTCCTACCTTTAAAGTGCGAGAATTCAAG GTCAATGAGAGCTTCCCTTTCCCAATTGCATTATCGTGGAAGGGGCCTGCTCCAGATGCACAAAATGGAGCTTTAGAGAATCATCAGAGCACGATTGTTTTCCCCAAAGGGAATCCGATACCCAGTGTGAAAGCTCTGACATTCTACAGATCTGGCACATTTACAATAGATGTACAGTATGCTGATGTCAGTGAACTGCAGGCGCCAGCAAAAATCAGTACTTACACG ATTGGACCATTCCAATCTACGAAGGGTGAAAGGGCTAAACTAAAAGTCAAAGTACGCCTAAACCTGCATGGTATCGTCTCTGTTGAGTCTGCAACA CTtttggaagaagaagaggtggaAGTCCCAGTTGTGAAAGAGACAGCTAAGGAACCTGCCAAAATGGAAACAGATGAAGCTTCAGTTGATGCTGCTCCTTCAACTACATCAGAAAGTGATGTAAATATGCAGGATGCAAAAGGAGCTGCAGCTGCTTCAGGGGCTGAGAATGGTGTTCCAGAGTCTGGAGACAAACCTGTCCAAATGGAGACAGATGCTAAG GTCGAAGCCCCTAAGAAGAAGGTTAAGAAAACATCTGTACCAGTGACTGAGATTGTTTATGGTGCAATGGCAGCTGCTGATGTTCAGAAGGCTGTTgagaaagaatttgaaatggCTCTTCAGGACCGTGTTATGGAAGAGACAAAGGACAAGAAGAATGCTGTTGAGTCCTATGTTTATGACATGAGGAATAAG CTTTCAGATAAATATCTAGAGTTTGTAACTGATTCAGAAAGAGAACAGTTTATGGCTGTACTTCAAGAAGTGGAAGATTGGTTGTATGAAGATGGAGAGGATGAAACTAAGGGTGTTTACATTGCCAAGCTTGAGGAGCTTAAAAAG CAAGGTGACCCAATTGAGCAACGATATAAGGAGTACACGGAGAGGGGTCCTGTGAttgatcaatttatttattgcaTAAATAGTTACAGAGAGGCGGCAGTTTCAACTGATCCTAAGTTTGATCACATTGATTTAGCAGATAAGCAGAAG GTTTTGAATGAGTGTGTCGAAGCCGAGGCGTGGTTTAGAGAGAAAAAGCAGCAGCAGGATGCTCTACCAAAATATGCCAACCCTGTTCTTTTGTCAGCTGATGTTCGAAAGAAGGCAGAGGCACTTGATAG GGTCTGTAGGCCTATAATGACAAAGCCTAAGCCAGCAACTCCCGAGACACCACCACCTCAATCTCCTCAAGGAGGAGAGCAACAACCTCCGAGTGCAGAGAGTCCTAATACTGGAAATGCAACTGAGGGTGCCAGTGCTGGCAGTGAAGTACCACCTGCTGCTGAGCCAATGGAGACGGACAAATCTGAGACTGCGCCCAGTGCTTCATGA
- the LOC125862506 gene encoding heat shock 70 kDa protein 15 isoform X1 produces MSVVGFDFGNESGVVAVARQRGIDVVLNDESKRETPAIVCFGEKQRFLGTAGAASSMMNPKNTISQIKRLIGRQFSDPELQKDLKALPFLVTEGPDGYPLIHAHYLGEMRTFTPTQVVGMVFSDLKTIAEKNLNAAVVDCCIGIPVYFTDLQRRAVMDAATIAGLHPLHLIHETTATALAYGIYKTDLPENDQLNVAFVDVGHASLQVCIAGFKKGQLKILAHSFDRNLGGRDFDEALFQHFAAKFKEEYKIDVLQNAKACIRLRAGCEKLKKVLSANPEAPLNIECLMDEKDVRGYIKRDEFEQISIPILERVKKPLEKALAEAGLTTENIHAVEVVGSSSRVPAIMRILTEFFGKEPRRTMNASECVAKGAALQCAILSPTFKVREFKVNESFPFSIALSWKGPSPDAQNGEHHQSTIVFPKGNPIPSVKALTFYRSGTFTTDVQYADVSDLQAPAKISTYTIGPFQSSKGERAKLKVKVRLTLHGIVSVESATLLEEEEVDVPVVKETAKGPARMETDEGSADAAPSTTSESDVNMEDAKGAAAAPGTENGVPESGDEPVQMESDAKVEAPKKKVKKTSVPVTEIVYGAMAAADVQKAVEKEFEMALQDRVMEETKDKKNAVESYVYDMRNKLSDKYQEFVTDSEREQFMAVLQEVEDWLYEDGEDETKGVYIAKLEELKKQGDPIEQRYKEYTERGPVIDQFIYCINSYREAAVSSDPKFDHIDLAEKQKVLNECVEAEAWFREKKQQQDALPKYANPVLLSADVRKKAEALDRVCRPIMTKPKPAKPATPETPPPQSPQGGEQQPPSAESPNTGNATEGASAGSEVPPAAEPMETDKSETAPSAS; encoded by the exons ATGAGTGTGGTTGGTTTTGACTTCGGCAATGAAAGTGGCGTCGTTGCGGTTGCTAGGCAGCGAGGAATTGATGTTGTACTTAATGACGAATCAAAAAGGGAAACTCCAGCTATAGTCTGCTTTGGAGAGAAGCAGCGATTTCTTGGTACTGCTGGCGCAGCGTCAAGCATGATGAATCCAAAGAATACCATTTCGCAGATAAAGAGGCTAATAGGACGACAATTTTCAGATCCTGAGCTGCAAAAAGATCTTAAGGCACTGCCCTTCTTAGTAACTGAAGGGCCCGATGGATATCCCCTGATCCATGCACACTATTTGGGGGAAATGAGAACTTTTACCCCTACCCAAGTTGTTGGAATGGTGTTTTCGGATCTGAAGACTATAGCAGAGAAGAATCTCAATGCAGCAGTAGTTGATTGTTGCATTGGAATCCCAGTTTATTTCACTGATCTTCAGAGGAGAGCTGTAATGGACGCAGCCACCATTGCTGGCTTGCATCCTTTGCATCTAATTCACGAGACAACAGCTACTGCATTAGCGTATGGTATTTACAAGACAGATTTACCTGAAAATGACCAATTGAATGTTGCTTTTGTGGATGTTGGGCATGCAAGCTTGCAAGTTTGTATTGCTGGCTTCAAGAAAGGCCAATTGAAGATATTGGCTCATTCATTTGACAGAAATCTTGGTGGGAGGGATTTTGATGAAGCTCTTTTCCAGCATTTTGCTGCAAAGTTCAAGGAGGAATACAAAATTGATGTTCTCCAAAATGCTAAGGCATGCATTAGACTTCGAGCTGGTTGTGAAAAGTTGAAAAAGGTTCTCAGTGCAAACCCTGAGGCACCTTTGAATATAGAGTGTTTAATGGACGAGAAGGATGTCAGAGGGTATATCAAGAGGGATGAGTTTGAGCAAATCAGCATCCCTATACTGGAGAGAGTGAAGAAACCACTGGAGAAAGCTCTTGCTGAAGCTGGGCTTACTACTGAGAACATTCATGCAGTTGAGGTTGTTGGGTCAAGCTCTCGTGTGCCCGCAATTATGAGGATTTTGACAGAGTTCTTCGGTAAGGAACCAAGGCGCACCATGAATGCAAGTGAATGTGTGGCCAAAGGTGCTGCACTGCAATGCGCTATTCTCAGCCCTACTTTTAAAGTGCGAGAATTCAAG GTCAATGAGAGCTTCCCTTTCTCAATTGCATTATCGTGGAAGGGGCCTTCCCCTGATGCACAAAATGGAGAGCATCATCAGAGCACAATTGTTTTCCCCAAAGGAAATCCGATACCCAGTGTGAAAGCTCTGACATTCTACAGATCTGGCACATTTACAACAGATGTACAGTATGCTGATGTCAGTGACCTGCAGGCGCCAGCAAAGATCAGTACTTACACG ATTGGACCATTCCAATCTTCAAAGGGTGAAAGGGCCAAACTAAAAGTTAAAGTACGCCTAACCCTGCATGGTATTGTCTCGGTTGAGTCCGCAACT cttttagaagaagaagaggtagaTGTCCCAGTTGTGAAAGAGACAGCTAAGGGACCTGCCAGAATGGAAACAGATGAAGGTTCAGCTGATGCTGCTCCTTCAACTACATCGGAAAGTGATGTAAATATGGAAGATGCTAAAGGAGCTGCAGCTGCTCCAGGGACTGAGAATGGTGTTCCAGAATCTGGAGATGAACCTGTCCAAATGGAGTCAGATGCTAAG GTCGAAGCCCCTAAGAAGAAGGTCAAGAAGACATCTGTACCAGTGACTGAGATTGTTTATGGTGCAATGGCAGCTGCTGATGTTCAGAAGGCTGTCgagaaagaatttgaaatggCTCTTCAGGACCGTGTTATGGAAGAGACAAAGGACAAAAAGAATGCTGTTGAGTCCTATGTTTACGACATGAGGAATAAG CTTTCAGATAAATATCAAGAGTTTGTAACTGATTCAGAAAGAGAACAATTTATGGCTGTACTTCAAGAAGTGGAAGATTGGTTGTATGAAGATGGAGAGGATGAAACTAAGGGTGTTTACATCGCCAAGCTTGAGGAGCTTAAAAAG CAAGGTGACCCGATTGAGCAACGATACAAAGAGTACACGGAGAGGGGTCCTGTGAttgatcaatttatttattgcaTAAATAGTTACAGAGAGGCGGCAGTGTCAAGTGATCCCAAGTTTGATCACATTGATTTAGCAGAGAAGCAGAAG GTTTTGAATGAGTGTGTCGAAGCTGAGGCTTGGTTTAGAGAGAAAAAGCAGCAGCAGGATGCTCTTCCAAAATATGCCAACCCTGTTCTTTTGTCAgctgatgttcgaaagaaagcAGAAGCACTTGATAG GGTGTGTAGGCCTATAATGACAAAGCCTAAGCCAG CTAAGCCAGCAACTCCCGAGACACCACCACCTCAATCTCCTCAAGGAGGAGAGCAACAACCTCCGAGTGCAGAGAGTCCTAATACTGGAAATGCAACTGAGGGTGCCAGTGCTGGCAGTGAAGTACCACCTGCTGCTGAGCCAATGGAGACGGACAAATCTGAGACTGCGCCCAGTGCTTCATGA
- the LOC125862506 gene encoding heat shock 70 kDa protein 15 isoform X4 → MSVVGFDFGNESGVVAVARQRGIDVVLNDESKRETPAIVCFGEKQRFLGTAGAASSMMNPKNTISQIKRLIGRQFSDPELQKDLKALPFLVTEGPDGYPLIHAHYLGEMRTFTPTQVVGMVFSDLKTIAEKNLNAAVVDCCIGIPVYFTDLQRRAVMDAATIAGLHPLHLIHETTATALAYGIYKTDLPENDQLNVAFVDVGHASLQVCIAGFKKGQLKILAHSFDRNLGGRDFDEALFQHFAAKFKEEYKIDVLQNAKACIRLRAGCEKLKKVLSANPEAPLNIECLMDEKDVRGYIKRDEFEQISIPILERVKKPLEKALAEAGLTTENIHAVEVVGSSSRVPAIMRILTEFFGKEPRRTMNASECVAKGAALQCAILSPTFKVREFKVNESFPFSIALSWKGPSPDAQNGEHHQSTIVFPKGNPIPSVKALTFYRSGTFTTDVQYADVSDLQAPAKISTYTIGPFQSSKGERAKLKVKVRLTLHGIVSVESATLLEEEEVDVPVVKETAKGPARMETDEGSADAAPSTTSESDVNMEDAKGAAAAPGTENGVPESGDEPVQMESDAKVEAPKKKVKKTSVPVTEIVYGAMAAADVQKAVEKEFEMALQDRVMEETKDKKNAVESYVYDMRNKLSDKYQEFVTDSEREQFMAVLQEVEDWLYEDGEDETKGVYIAKLEELKKQGDPIEQRYKEYTERGPVIDQFIYCINSYREAAVSTDPKFDHIDLADKQKVLNECVEAEAWFREKKQQQDALPKYANPVLLSADVRKKAEALDRVCRPIMTKPKPATPETPPPQSPQGGEQQPPSAESPNTGNATEGASAGSEVPPAAEPMETDKSETAPSAS, encoded by the exons ATGAGTGTGGTTGGTTTTGACTTCGGCAATGAAAGTGGCGTCGTTGCGGTTGCTAGGCAGCGAGGAATTGATGTTGTACTTAATGACGAATCAAAAAGGGAAACTCCAGCTATAGTCTGCTTTGGAGAGAAGCAGCGATTTCTTGGTACTGCTGGCGCAGCGTCAAGCATGATGAATCCAAAGAATACCATTTCGCAGATAAAGAGGCTAATAGGACGACAATTTTCAGATCCTGAGCTGCAAAAAGATCTTAAGGCACTGCCCTTCTTAGTAACTGAAGGGCCCGATGGATATCCCCTGATCCATGCACACTATTTGGGGGAAATGAGAACTTTTACCCCTACCCAAGTTGTTGGAATGGTGTTTTCGGATCTGAAGACTATAGCAGAGAAGAATCTCAATGCAGCAGTAGTTGATTGTTGCATTGGAATCCCAGTTTATTTCACTGATCTTCAGAGGAGAGCTGTAATGGACGCAGCCACCATTGCTGGCTTGCATCCTTTGCATCTAATTCACGAGACAACAGCTACTGCATTAGCGTATGGTATTTACAAGACAGATTTACCTGAAAATGACCAATTGAATGTTGCTTTTGTGGATGTTGGGCATGCAAGCTTGCAAGTTTGTATTGCTGGCTTCAAGAAAGGCCAATTGAAGATATTGGCTCATTCATTTGACAGAAATCTTGGTGGGAGGGATTTTGATGAAGCTCTTTTCCAGCATTTTGCTGCAAAGTTCAAGGAGGAATACAAAATTGATGTTCTCCAAAATGCTAAGGCATGCATTAGACTTCGAGCTGGTTGTGAAAAGTTGAAAAAGGTTCTCAGTGCAAACCCTGAGGCACCTTTGAATATAGAGTGTTTAATGGACGAGAAGGATGTCAGAGGGTATATCAAGAGGGATGAGTTTGAGCAAATCAGCATCCCTATACTGGAGAGAGTGAAGAAACCACTGGAGAAAGCTCTTGCTGAAGCTGGGCTTACTACTGAGAACATTCATGCAGTTGAGGTTGTTGGGTCAAGCTCTCGTGTGCCCGCAATTATGAGGATTTTGACAGAGTTCTTCGGTAAGGAACCAAGGCGCACCATGAATGCAAGTGAATGTGTGGCCAAAGGTGCTGCACTGCAATGCGCTATTCTCAGCCCTACTTTTAAAGTGCGAGAATTCAAG GTCAATGAGAGCTTCCCTTTCTCAATTGCATTATCGTGGAAGGGGCCTTCCCCTGATGCACAAAATGGAGAGCATCATCAGAGCACAATTGTTTTCCCCAAAGGAAATCCGATACCCAGTGTGAAAGCTCTGACATTCTACAGATCTGGCACATTTACAACAGATGTACAGTATGCTGATGTCAGTGACCTGCAGGCGCCAGCAAAGATCAGTACTTACACG ATTGGACCATTCCAATCTTCAAAGGGTGAAAGGGCCAAACTAAAAGTTAAAGTACGCCTAACCCTGCATGGTATTGTCTCGGTTGAGTCCGCAACT cttttagaagaagaagaggtagaTGTCCCAGTTGTGAAAGAGACAGCTAAGGGACCTGCCAGAATGGAAACAGATGAAGGTTCAGCTGATGCTGCTCCTTCAACTACATCGGAAAGTGATGTAAATATGGAAGATGCTAAAGGAGCTGCAGCTGCTCCAGGGACTGAGAATGGTGTTCCAGAATCTGGAGATGAACCTGTCCAAATGGAGTCAGATGCTAAG GTCGAAGCCCCTAAGAAGAAGGTCAAGAAGACATCTGTACCAGTGACTGAGATTGTTTATGGTGCAATGGCAGCTGCTGATGTTCAGAAGGCTGTCgagaaagaatttgaaatggCTCTTCAGGACCGTGTTATGGAAGAGACAAAGGACAAAAAGAATGCTGTTGAGTCCTATGTTTACGACATGAGGAATAAG CTTTCAGATAAATATCAAGAGTTTGTAACTGATTCAGAAAGAGAACAATTTATGGCTGTACTTCAAGAAGTGGAAGATTGGTTGTATGAAGATGGAGAGGATGAAACTAAGGGTGTTTACATCGCCAAGCTTGAGGAGCTTAAAAAG CAAGGTGACCCAATTGAGCAACGATATAAGGAGTACACGGAGAGGGGTCCTGTGAttgatcaatttatttattgcaTAAATAGTTACAGAGAGGCGGCAGTTTCAACTGATCCTAAGTTTGATCACATTGATTTAGCAGATAAGCAGAAG GTTTTGAATGAGTGTGTCGAAGCCGAGGCGTGGTTTAGAGAGAAAAAGCAGCAGCAGGATGCTCTACCAAAATATGCCAACCCTGTTCTTTTGTCAGCTGATGTTCGAAAGAAGGCAGAGGCACTTGATAG GGTCTGTAGGCCTATAATGACAAAGCCTAAGCCAGCAACTCCCGAGACACCACCACCTCAATCTCCTCAAGGAGGAGAGCAACAACCTCCGAGTGCAGAGAGTCCTAATACTGGAAATGCAACTGAGGGTGCCAGTGCTGGCAGTGAAGTACCACCTGCTGCTGAGCCAATGGAGACGGACAAATCTGAGACTGCGCCCAGTGCTTCATGA
- the LOC125862506 gene encoding heat shock 70 kDa protein 15 isoform X3 — protein MSVVGFDFGNESGVVAVARQRGIDVVLNDESKRETPAIVCFGEKQRFLGTAGAASSMMNPKNTISQIKRLIGRQFSDPELQKDLKALPFLVTEGPDGYPLIHAHYLGEMRTFTPTQVVGMVFSDLKTIAEKNLNAAVVDCCIGIPVYFTDLQRRAVMDAATIAGLHPLHLIHETTATALAYGIYKTDLPENDQLNVAFVDVGHASLQVCIAGFKKGQLKILAHSFDRNLGGRDFDEALFQHFAAKFKEEYKIDVLQNAKACIRLRAGCEKLKKVLSANPEAPLNIECLMDEKDVRGYIKRDEFEQISIPILERVKKPLEKALAEAGLTTENIHAVEVVGSSSRVPAIMRILTEFFGKEPRRTMNASECVAKGAALQCAILSPTFKVREFKVNESFPFSIALSWKGPSPDAQNGEHHQSTIVFPKGNPIPSVKALTFYRSGTFTTDVQYADVSDLQAPAKISTYTIGPFQSSKGERAKLKVKVRLTLHGIVSVESATLLEEEEVDVPVVKETAKGPARMETDEGSADAAPSTTSESDVNMEDAKGAAAAPGTENGVPESGDEPVQMESDAKVEAPKKKVKKTSVPVTEIVYGAMAAADVQKAVEKEFEMALQDRVMEETKDKKNAVESYVYDMRNKLSDKYQEFVTDSEREQFMAVLQEVEDWLYEDGEDETKGVYIAKLEELKKQGDPIEQRYKEYTERGPVIDQFIYCINSYREAAVSSDPKFDHIDLAEKQKVLNECVEAEAWFREKKQQQDALPKYANPVLLSADVRKKAEALDRVCRPIMTKPKPATPETPPPQSPQGGEQQPPSAESPNTGNATEGASAGSEVPPAAEPMETDKSETAPSAS, from the exons ATGAGTGTGGTTGGTTTTGACTTCGGCAATGAAAGTGGCGTCGTTGCGGTTGCTAGGCAGCGAGGAATTGATGTTGTACTTAATGACGAATCAAAAAGGGAAACTCCAGCTATAGTCTGCTTTGGAGAGAAGCAGCGATTTCTTGGTACTGCTGGCGCAGCGTCAAGCATGATGAATCCAAAGAATACCATTTCGCAGATAAAGAGGCTAATAGGACGACAATTTTCAGATCCTGAGCTGCAAAAAGATCTTAAGGCACTGCCCTTCTTAGTAACTGAAGGGCCCGATGGATATCCCCTGATCCATGCACACTATTTGGGGGAAATGAGAACTTTTACCCCTACCCAAGTTGTTGGAATGGTGTTTTCGGATCTGAAGACTATAGCAGAGAAGAATCTCAATGCAGCAGTAGTTGATTGTTGCATTGGAATCCCAGTTTATTTCACTGATCTTCAGAGGAGAGCTGTAATGGACGCAGCCACCATTGCTGGCTTGCATCCTTTGCATCTAATTCACGAGACAACAGCTACTGCATTAGCGTATGGTATTTACAAGACAGATTTACCTGAAAATGACCAATTGAATGTTGCTTTTGTGGATGTTGGGCATGCAAGCTTGCAAGTTTGTATTGCTGGCTTCAAGAAAGGCCAATTGAAGATATTGGCTCATTCATTTGACAGAAATCTTGGTGGGAGGGATTTTGATGAAGCTCTTTTCCAGCATTTTGCTGCAAAGTTCAAGGAGGAATACAAAATTGATGTTCTCCAAAATGCTAAGGCATGCATTAGACTTCGAGCTGGTTGTGAAAAGTTGAAAAAGGTTCTCAGTGCAAACCCTGAGGCACCTTTGAATATAGAGTGTTTAATGGACGAGAAGGATGTCAGAGGGTATATCAAGAGGGATGAGTTTGAGCAAATCAGCATCCCTATACTGGAGAGAGTGAAGAAACCACTGGAGAAAGCTCTTGCTGAAGCTGGGCTTACTACTGAGAACATTCATGCAGTTGAGGTTGTTGGGTCAAGCTCTCGTGTGCCCGCAATTATGAGGATTTTGACAGAGTTCTTCGGTAAGGAACCAAGGCGCACCATGAATGCAAGTGAATGTGTGGCCAAAGGTGCTGCACTGCAATGCGCTATTCTCAGCCCTACTTTTAAAGTGCGAGAATTCAAG GTCAATGAGAGCTTCCCTTTCTCAATTGCATTATCGTGGAAGGGGCCTTCCCCTGATGCACAAAATGGAGAGCATCATCAGAGCACAATTGTTTTCCCCAAAGGAAATCCGATACCCAGTGTGAAAGCTCTGACATTCTACAGATCTGGCACATTTACAACAGATGTACAGTATGCTGATGTCAGTGACCTGCAGGCGCCAGCAAAGATCAGTACTTACACG ATTGGACCATTCCAATCTTCAAAGGGTGAAAGGGCCAAACTAAAAGTTAAAGTACGCCTAACCCTGCATGGTATTGTCTCGGTTGAGTCCGCAACT cttttagaagaagaagaggtagaTGTCCCAGTTGTGAAAGAGACAGCTAAGGGACCTGCCAGAATGGAAACAGATGAAGGTTCAGCTGATGCTGCTCCTTCAACTACATCGGAAAGTGATGTAAATATGGAAGATGCTAAAGGAGCTGCAGCTGCTCCAGGGACTGAGAATGGTGTTCCAGAATCTGGAGATGAACCTGTCCAAATGGAGTCAGATGCTAAG GTCGAAGCCCCTAAGAAGAAGGTCAAGAAGACATCTGTACCAGTGACTGAGATTGTTTATGGTGCAATGGCAGCTGCTGATGTTCAGAAGGCTGTCgagaaagaatttgaaatggCTCTTCAGGACCGTGTTATGGAAGAGACAAAGGACAAAAAGAATGCTGTTGAGTCCTATGTTTACGACATGAGGAATAAG CTTTCAGATAAATATCAAGAGTTTGTAACTGATTCAGAAAGAGAACAATTTATGGCTGTACTTCAAGAAGTGGAAGATTGGTTGTATGAAGATGGAGAGGATGAAACTAAGGGTGTTTACATCGCCAAGCTTGAGGAGCTTAAAAAG CAAGGTGACCCGATTGAGCAACGATACAAAGAGTACACGGAGAGGGGTCCTGTGAttgatcaatttatttattgcaTAAATAGTTACAGAGAGGCGGCAGTGTCAAGTGATCCCAAGTTTGATCACATTGATTTAGCAGAGAAGCAGAAG GTTTTGAATGAGTGTGTCGAAGCTGAGGCTTGGTTTAGAGAGAAAAAGCAGCAGCAGGATGCTCTTCCAAAATATGCCAACCCTGTTCTTTTGTCAgctgatgttcgaaagaaagcAGAAGCACTTGATAG GGTCTGTAGGCCTATAATGACAAAGCCTAAGCCAGCAACTCCCGAGACACCACCACCTCAATCTCCTCAAGGAGGAGAGCAACAACCTCCGAGTGCAGAGAGTCCTAATACTGGAAATGCAACTGAGGGTGCCAGTGCTGGCAGTGAAGTACCACCTGCTGCTGAGCCAATGGAGACGGACAAATCTGAGACTGCGCCCAGTGCTTCATGA